In Erigeron canadensis isolate Cc75 chromosome 8, C_canadensis_v1, whole genome shotgun sequence, the DNA window GTAAGTTTGTAGCTAGTGTCGTCTAGTGACAACTGACAAACCACAACAATGTTTGGTCACAAACACTCATATCACAGTCTAATAAAAAACAGTCTACCTTGGTGTTTGTATTTGTGATTACGTGTTTTAATGAAATTAGTCATTccaaataatttaaaatgaaaGCAGTCTAATTGAAAAATAGACAAATGACTAAACTAAAATTCTAAAAATGAAGTATGGCTGGTTATGGAAACCAACGTGATttgaaaaaagtataaaaaaaaaagtaggcgGATGAAACAACAGAGAAACAACAGATTTGCTGAATCACGGATGGGAATGCGAAGTAAGAAGTCTAGGTAAATACCAAATTTTACTTTGCCATCGGAAGTAAGTAATGAAGTAGAATCGAAATCTCTGTAATGTCATGTTGCATTGTGCTCCTAAATTaacaataattatttattttgaatagAAATCTCTGTAAAATACTGTAAAACCGGTTCAGTGTTCGGTAtggtataaaaaaattgtaaaaccGGTTCAGCGTTCAAtacggtttttaaaacattgatgtAAACCAACCTGATTTGAAGAAAGTCAACACAGTAGGCGGAGGAAACAACAGAGAAATAAATAGACTtgaattcaaaaataaaaattatagagTTCAGCCATTGACTCTTATAGTGTAATTATTATTGGAGCTTTGAATTGAACATATTTTATGCCGCTCAAACAGTTCTCatattcattcattattatattataatttacataatgatgatgattcaaGAAGTAACAGATCTTGTctttatacattatatatatatatatatatatatatatgcatatatgtatgtgaACTGCATTAATGAAAACAACCTGTTACATTGTCAATTGTCAAAATAACCCGGTGAATAGAAAATATTATGGACCACAAGATTATAGTCAATTCAACTGCCTGCTGATAAAACAATATTTAAGACTATCACGGAAGAGTAAGAATGATTATTTAGCTACAATCAGTTTTTCTTAAACAACAAATCTAAAACTTTAGACTTTTATCTCAACAGGCAAAACTTTTATCAACTGGACTAACATTGGCCAGCtacaataaattttttaaagtaattaTAACTGGAATATATATCTTCATTATATCTAATACAATTTGGAAAAACCTTCAACTTATATCTGATCGACATTGGATAACTAGAAAATAGACAGACTctactaaataaaaataagatatgcTTCCAAAGTTTTTAGTAATTAAAATATGGATTCCACACAGATCCACAGGACCACAGACCACAAATACCGATATAAAACTTATTCACCGACGGACTAGGACCTACAGCCTCTCCACTAAACTGGTCCCTTCAGCATGCTTTAAAGTTTATTCAGCAACAGTTTTAGGTCTAGATATATCAGTTTAAACAGAGAAGTGAATAATAAACTgacaaaataatgaaataagaaACATGGCCCCtttcaaagtttaaataaaGCAAAAGAAGTACAGAACCCTGAAAGAAATATGAAGTTGGAATCAATCAACTAGTACTACATAAAATGAAGACATTAGTACACAAGTAGTTCACTTAAGATCTTAATAATTTAGTAAATCACTTTACAACACTTCCACAACAGTATGAAAAGACATCCCAGGGACCTAGACGCCTCATATCCtcaaaatattattatacaaatgcGTAGTGCGTGTAAAAAGACATTACTTTAACCAATTTTGCTAATTCTAGTTTAGTAAACATTTTCAACATGGGGTGTGAGCCATTAATCTTCAAGGCACTCTTCCTATAATTAAAACTAACTGAGAGTAAATTCCCTGCAGATGCATTTTGCCAGATTAAACGATCCCGATAATTGACATCTGGGATTGCTTAAGTGTCTCATATCCGCATGCTGACAGTCTCCAAGAGCTTGGGGGACATATGTTAGCAACCAAATGGACATGATGAATGCATTTAGGGGTACAATATAGGTATAATAAACAAAAGGAAATTGTCGGAATCAATATATGTAACATACCTAATTATATTGTGCCAACTACGCTAAACCATAATACTAACAGTCTAATACCCAGAGTAACAATCAAGAGTGAATATGAGAAGAACAATACAAGAGGGGACAAGGCATTCACTCtctatattaaaaatgaaacaaaaaaagggggaaaaaatgTTGTTAATTTAGGAACAGAATGCAGCATGACATTACAGAGAGTTCGACTTGACTTCATTACTTACTTCCGATGGCAAAGTAAACTTTTGTATTTACCTAGACTTCTTACTTCGCATTCCCATCCGCGATTTAGCAAATCTAGATTTTTGGTTAAGCATAaacttatacaaatatatacaattataacaaaaaaaaaaaaagaaccaacAGATTATGAAATTTGGGAAAATAATACATGTAGGGTtgtaaacgaaccgaacgaTAGCCGATGTTTGATAATTTAATTCAAGAAACGATTCACAAACAATAGCCGAACATAGAGTTGTGTTCAAGTTCATTCAAatcatttaatatataactaGAAACTTTATGATGTGAGTTATACATTACAATATATACAAATTCTAGATAGTTCAAAAAAGGAATTCTAAATGTCAAACAAATATAGATGCGTGAACATAAACAGATGAACAAGAGCTAtgttcatgtttgttcattTAATTAAGCAAATGAAatttttgttcatgtttgttcgTTTAAGAATTGTTCATGAATGGCTCGTTGAACGTTCAGTTCGTTTACAGTCCTAATTACGCGATTGGGATTGAGCACCAATAAGTTCATATCTACTTGTTATTGGTTGTAAAGCTATCCTAAGAGGATCGCATGAAACTGGAAGTAAGCTCATTTAGGTTGAATCTGATTATGGCATAAACCATAAACTCCACCCATTCTGGTTATACCTCTAACAAATCAAAAACAGCTCAAAAAGAAACAGTGAAGGTCAAAACTCGAAAGTCACCTGAAGTGTAGCTTTAATGCATTTAACCCTCCTGAATTATCTTAATCATACTTGCATGATAATCATCTatagaagaaaatattttggaCTTCAAGTGCTTTGAGattcaacccaacccaacccaacccactaTGACATGTAACAGAAGTTGACCTTTTTGGCCTGAGCCCGTTTTATCCCATTACTCAACCTGCCTCACCTGCCCACCAAATTTGCCACCTCTGAACTCTTCACGAAACCCAAAAACCCAATGAGTTTTGCTAATAATACATATGAACAAAATGCAACTACAGATTCAAAGGATACTCTAACCGCATTCCTTCGCCGGATACTGATGAGTATAAAACAGTGCCTTGTAAATGATTTAACGCGTCAGTTGAACACGCCGTATCctgcaaaaaaaaattccatatTATTGCCATGTACAACTTGGAATATCGGCCTAATGCTGAAATTTCATAcaataagttttataaaaatataccaCAAAGTCAACAAATGCCACCGGTGTCCCATATGTACTCTGCACCTTTAACTTGAGAAATCCTCGGCATCTGAAAAATGACTCTAATTGTAAAAAACATAGAAGTTGGGCCAAGTTCCatcattaaatataaaaaaccaaaaaggaaAATTTTGCCGAACCTTGAAAATACTTGAGTTAGCTCCTGGTCAGTACAAGTTGGTCCCAAATTAGCCACAAATATTGTTGGACATGGGGGTGCGGTTGAGTTTCTCTGATCATAGATgtgtaataattatattttagcATGTTGTATCATGATTTGATTGAATGTGTCATATCATGATTTAATTAATTGGTTATCACTATGGCATCTTAAGAAAAAAAGGAGCGTATAAAACGTACCGGTCTTGCACTAGTGTTCACAGCTCTACTATTGAAGCTTCCATGACtgaacaattaaaaaatataggGTATGATATTAGAAAAGTTCTAAAATCTACAGGATGACACATGTGCACTACTTAAGCCCTCTTTaacctttcaagtttcaacaaaCACTCATGTAAGGACATGTGCAAGTTTACCATAAAAAACCTCTTTTTAATCAAAGTAATGAAATTGTGTGCAGATGACCTTTGTGCAGAAGGATAACCAATCATGCTGTAAGCAGAATTATTCAATCCAGGTACGTGAACGCTGCCAACACCTGCTAGTGCCCAAGCGTGCAAAACATGTGCAATGTGAGCTTCTAAAATAATGTGCACACCCCTCACTAACTCGCTATCATCTCCCATCACATATATATCAGAAAATAACTGCACGGCTAACATCTTAAAGAGTAGCAATTTTACAATATCTACTTAAAAGTTGTGTAAACTACTACATGTGTGTCCTTAGCGATTAGGAGCATCTTTTTTAAGCTATTAACAGAAGTCTCACCAGGATCAGAAGCCCTTGAAAATGCAGAAGTTCCCTTTGCCCTTTTGTCAAATCCATGTCTTTCATCATCTAGTGGCAAAGttgataaaaatcaaatacattaaTTTGCCATACGAGTTCCAAAGTTAGGCATATCTGGCAGTCGGGGTTCGAGAAATAACAAAGATAACACTATACCAGGTCTTGAACGTTTAGACCTTGAATTTGACTTTGCAAGATCAATAAATAACTTAGAACCCTTCTCAAGATCAAAAACCATACCCTGCACACCAATATAaatcatagtaaataaataaaaccttAACTTATCGCTGTACAATTAAAATTCCAAGAAGCATGAGCAATTAACCTTTGTAATAATTAGTCATTGAAAGAAAAGATCAAAATAATCTAATTAATATGAATTTCTATTAAAGAGCTCACACGAAAATTCTGACATATCTTTGAAAGGTTTTAGATTACATTTAAATTATGATACCCAATAAGCATTCCCTAAATCAGTAGTAAACATAGCCCTTTCTTCAACTCATACTACTTATGAAGGAAAAGATAATAATTAGTGGGTCATTTAACAACATCATGATATGTGTTCATTTAGTGGCATATGACCTGCACGTGTGGCCTagttgttaatgcttatgtgtCTTGCAATTGTTAGGCGAACTGAATTAGTTAAGAGTGTGCTTTAGGGGGAAAAGGGGTTAAGCTTGTATTGACTGTTATTAGCTTTAGACTTGGCGAAACTAGTttgaatattaaattatatctactttcttgaaaATGTTAGTAATTTTCTCTCAATCTAACTGATTCGGAATTCACTTCTTGCTTTGAATTGTTAATTAGGTTAGCTTTAGTCTAATTAATCTGTGAAATTGGGAGGGCATATAGATTGGTATCAGAGTTCTTTAAAGGTAACTCGGCTGTGAAATTAGGGTTCCTACGTACAGTACGCTACTTTTAGTTCTGATGATAACTAGAACAAGAACAATGACGGCATAAAGTCATTACACCAACAAATTTATTGCTGATGCATTTGTAGTGTCTTTACAGTCTTCCATTATGGAAAGTACAAATGGACAAAGGAATGACAAAAGTTAAAGCTGATGTGAGAAGAAATATTGTAGACGTAAGGGATCAAGTGAATGGTATTAGTCTGCAGCAAAACAACTTAGCTACTAAAGTGAGAAGAGGAAATTGGTTTGAAGGTTACAGAGCTAGATTAAATCATCAACGGCATGCAAAGATCTAAAGGTGGTGTTTCCAAAGTTCTAGGCTTGAGCCATTTTTCTAAGGTGCAAGGTTGTAGATAACGCTCGGCGGTCACTCGGCGGTCGACCACCTTTAAGGTTAAATCTCATTTTGCGGAGTTATAACGGCGTTGGAGACTATAAAATATGaaggaatttatataaaaatatatatatatattagcaatatcctaacaaaattagtcaaaaaGGATGTCCTTTGACCGTTAAATCcgttatttgaccgttaaatcCCGTTATCTGACCGTTAAATCCCGTTATAACGGCCGTTAAATCAGTTATTTTACCTTTCTAGACTCAGACCTTCAAATTTACCCTCCAACCCCCTTAACGTAACGCTGGACCTCCGCTACCGTTATAACGGCCGTTAAGGCCGTTATTGAACACTGCTAAGGTGTATAATTTTACTGAAGACCAAAAGGCAAAAGGTATTTATTGCTTTGGAATTATTTGGTAGGGGTTTATTGTGGCATTAGACTTTTGTAAAAGAGCATAGTGAAAATGTAAATTGGGAAGTATACAGACTACAGAGATGCTATTATGCTAACAATTGGAAGTGTATATGATGACTCTATCTGAAATCAAGAACTTAAAAGAGATGATACTGTTCAGGAGTAACAGGATGCATTTGCGGCTTTATCAAACAGATTAGTTAAACGAGGAATCTTCTGAGTCTTTTTCATTGGAGACCCTCCATCAGGATGGTAATGGTTTTGAGAATGTTTAAACCAAAACATTGGCTGATACTTGTTGTTACGCTAGAGTCCAAGAAGCAGCAATAGGGACAAATGCATACCAGAAAGGTAAGGGCAAGTCTCATTTAGTAGCTACACAGCAAAATGGAACTTCTAATTTGTACACTAGTCGATCTATAAATGTGGCGGCATCTGCACTACCACTATCAGCACGCGAGCCTTCATTGGCATTGCCACCACTCCAAATAGTCAGGTTAACAAGTCAAAATCCTCAATAGCAGTTCCACAAAGAAAACTGTTCACCCAAAAACAAATTGCAAAAGAAAGGGCATTAAACTTAAACTTTTCTTATGATTAACCATACTCCCCCGGGCCAAAGCATGCTTTAGAAGTAGTGGCTGCGAAGAAGTATGTGAGGTTGACGAAAGAGAAATTAATGAAAGCATTCAGAAATATTTCAACAAAATATAATCCTTCATATTTCCACATAGGTCAGGAGTAAAAAACTTGCCAAATGATAAAGTTTACTGATAATGTAGACAGATCCATAGTTCCATACGACACGAGTACACGTATTGGAGGATTCTGTTTGTAGACAATTTGGATTTGATAAATGTAAGAAGACTAGGATGCGGGATCAAAATCACTTATCCTATATCAGTTAGTGGCTGATGGGAACCATATGGCTGGTACATACATGATATAAGATTTACATTGAAATTCAATCGTGTGACTTTCTCAAGTAATGTCAGTTCTACCTTTAACTCTTTAAGGAAATGTGAACTTGTGAGGGGGGTTCAATAGTTATATACATTAGCAGATATCTGTTGGAACTCTAAGAAGTTAAGAATGGAGTCTTCATATAAGGAAAATAGATTGACCTTAAGTGGTATTCCAAGATCACCACTGCAGCGGTTGGAAGAAAAGTTTCAACAAGATATGAACCACCGGGTAGCTCAACATGATAACAAGTGACATTCATCGACAGGTATGGCAACACATCCTTTGACTAATTAAGTATTATAAGAATATCGAGATGTCTTCGCCATACTCACTAGTTTGTGACATATTAAAACTCATGATCACAAAATTCCTTTACAACAAGGTACTCAAGCTTTTAATGGTAACTATACACGATATGGCTAAGCACTCAACGAATGTGGGACAGTGGTAGTGATATGTATTCATTTACTGGCACATGACATAACACAGGTGAGCTTTTGTTAAGCTCACGTGTGTTTAAAGCCTTAAGCTAACATGACTAGTTAAGATTGTAGTTTAGGCGAGAAAAGGGTCAAGCTCGTAAGATACTATTAATAGCTCCAGAATTCAGGAAAAATAGTGAGTTTATCAATTCATATCCAAATTAATTTGTTGCTATTGTACTCTCAACCATTCAAAAAATCATTCTCTCAACATCATTGATTAATAATTCACTTCTTACTTTGAATAACCACTAATTAAGTCAATTTTTCCTCCATATCCTTTATAATTTTGGGAGAACATATCACACTGTAGGCCTGATTTGTTTAGGCTGAGCAGCCAGCCCCACTACATAGGCCTAGTCCAGTTTTAGGAAACTTGGGGAGCAAGTTTAGAAACCCTAGTTGTGTAGCCTATATAAACACATCTCTTGTACATGTATTTGTATGGAAATCAATAGAAAACCTGTTTACCCCCCATGATTTAGTTCACACAGgttagtgtgagataccacattaaattgtgtgtgtattaaataaGCACCTACAGCTTAATCCTAACATCACACAAAGTCAAAATCCAATACTGATTTATTGCCATTTTCTACTCATAATAACCTTTTTCAGCTAATTACATAAGTTCTACTCACAACATGTTATTCAACAAATCTCGAGAATAATAACAGCGGGGCCTATTCACTTAACTTTATATCATAGAAAGGCACTCTCTCCTTAGGTAGAAGGCGCCTCATTGCTAAAAAAAACTCTATCAAAATGCAGTCATGTAAGACCTTTAGTGATATTTCATTCAAAAGGCTATTATTTGGAAGTAGAACACAAGAGCAAAAACATCAACGTCATTAAACATACTATACACGAGTACACAACTCTTTTTGACGCATTTTACAATCCAAATATTACAAACTATTATGCAACCTTTCCTGCTTTAACGATTATCCAACTAAACTCTCGATCTTAACTAGTAGTTAACGATTCTAAAGCTGAATGTATTGCTAAGCTtccatgtgtatatatattcttaataagTAACTACATTATTCATATCGACGAGCAATCTGAACTTCTTAACAACAACGCTCGTCCGTCGAGTTGCTATCGAGATTCTAAagcattattattaaattatatgcAGTTAGTGTGATTTCACATTTTGCTTTAATATCagtaaaaaaaattcttacaTTTAAAGCGTGCAATGCTGCAATAGCAGACGGCTGATCGATGAATACCGCAAATCCAAACGGCTGTTTATCACCGGaataaacattaattaaatacttaaaaatcaattaattaaagaatgtaattaaatagaattaaatttaaaaaaaaaaaaaaaaacctgaatTTGAGTAGGTGTAGGGCTACGGAGATGACAAGATTCATAACCAGGAAATTCAcgaaacaaattatatatttcacGAGCTTTTACGTCTTCTGGTAGTCCTGCTATAAATAACGTTCTAACTTCATCTTGAAACGACGTCGTATATATAGCAGGCTGTGCTACCgctgctgctggtggtggttggtggtggttgtacGGTGGATATGTCGCTcccggcggtggtggtggtggctggtggtatGAGTATTGGACCGCCGGTGGTGGTTGTGGTAGGTAGTATGCTACCAATTCGTCCATTATTTACCAGTTTGTGTTTTCTCTTtgtgaattttatttatttttgccctaatttttttgtttttcaaaattgttttttataaaaaattttgggTTTCTATTGTAAAGATTGTTGAATTGcagttatttctattttataaatgttgtccttaatttttgaaaaacacATTTACGGTCCCTTGGCCTTTTTAATtaacacaaaacacaaaatAATGTTTGGACTATAtgttacgagcatggtacccgcgcaatgcggcggtggtggtgggaaAGACGGtcatagttggtatatcacatGAGAAGGTGCCTAgcaaggaagattatttaagggtatttttgtcttatcaggttcttaattaagtaaAGGGGAGGAACCCAGTTtcctttataaggtattatagattaaCTTATTAAGCTCGTTAGTGTAAGTAAGTTacaagcatggtacccgcgcaatgcggcggtggtgggaaagacaatctggtggtggcgttgatagggttttactttgctagagacgaaaatggttgaagggcatagttggtatatcacgtgagagggtgcttagcaaggaagattatttaaaaggatttttgtcttatcaggtttTTAATTAAGCTAAGGGAGGAATCGAGTTtactttataaggtattatagataaatatacgTCTTATTTTTTGAGATTGTGATTTATTAAAGTGGGTTTTCAAATTGTGAggttgacaaaataaaataaaatttttcaaAGATCGGTAAGACGAATTTTCTAATACTTTAGTTTAGCATGATTAGGTTTGACTCAGTTTTTGGCTAAAACTAAAAACCGAATCGAAACTTCGGTTGTTGAAAAGCATAAACCGTTAGATTCGGTTTTAGCTTGgtttggatttttgattttccaattcggtttgattttgggttttttttttcttttatttttttaggttAAACATTCAATTAAGTGAATGGAGGAATAAGTCACCGTTTTCTTCCATGTTATGTTTGGGACAAGTGTTTGTAACAAGTATTAACGGCAAGCACATAGTTAACTATTTGGTtggtatctaccaataaactaaaacaggattaagaTACTCTTCAaatgacacgtggcgtaatccttgatcaacACGTAtcctattaatttatttattttattaaattagcttttataattatatatagattcaattttcttattagacttagaattaaactctaacgcttgacttattaatacaaaaagtttctcaataataaattttctttttctttttcaatttttcaactccTATCACTTATCAATTGATAGATTGGTATATGGTGGAGTCTGAGACTGAGAGGTTTTGCGTTCAAATCTTTGTGTGAGCAAAATGCATTTAGCAAGACTATTTGTCGTCATTCTCTATTTTTACAAGTTTCGATtatgatgtgattttaaaagtttaaggtaaatcaaaaactctaactaaatatatattatatttatcattactgtttattataatttagctttaattatcaattttactttaaccacaatttatttcataatcacaaatcatgtatgaggcgAATATTAATACTAGTTCTATAATGTACACAGATAAGGATGTCAAAAATTTTCAGCTACGTTCCTATAAACACCATAACTCTTAAATTTTATGGTAGTCGTGCAAAATTTTCCTCATTGTGCACCGGAcaaagtgagaaaaaaaaaagaaaaagcaagATCGGTGATaagaatgttttaaataccaaTATATACCGACCAGTATTACCGGTATTTGAGGCTACTCCGATATTTTAATCCCGgtattttttttgatattttcactatttcataccggccggtatttccggtattccaGGTATTTTCCGGTAATACCACTCCGCTATTTcctgtatttttattttttattttttgaaattattttaaatatttttttatgatactttaatgttagtttttgctatttgtgaactttaaacctattattttgttatgaaatatctatttggtatgatttttgagtgaattataattattatttttttgtctattttcgttaaattgtaacaaattttgtagaataataacaaaataaactaaaatagtcgtaccggccgatAATACCGGAATTTTTTTCCACACcggtatgattaaaataccggtttttaagaCATTGGTGATAGAGTCACCGTATATTATAAACTAAGACCAAGTACCATATCTACACTACCAAACTTAAACCACTCAAAATCTAGCTAGTCCGGTTtctccaatatcaatttcatttcttGACGGTAGGTAGGTAATTGCCAATCATATCCGTTGTGCTAGCTATTCATAGTTTCATACAATTTCTTTTAGCCAAAAGATTAGATATTGTATATACTGACTACTGTATATAAAACCATTAGTAGCTTCTAAATACTCTTATGTATAGTATTACTAATACTAATTGTAATTTTCTAATTTGGTGGTGTACATATCAACATACATAATAAGAAGATGATATCTCACAATCAAATAAGGTGCCATAGACCCATTGTTATGTCTCCATCAATCCCTTTTGCTTCAAACCTTTAATTGTTACTCAATCCATCTTATCCTTCTTTAAAACCACTCCAAAATCATCTTACATTttacaaaaaaccaaaaaaaaaaaaaacataatacaaTGAAGAACAACATTAACAACAATGGTGGCACAAAGCTCATCCTTCTCCACCCTTACATCCACAAACAAGCCGGATCATCAACCCGCCTTTATTGGCTCATAGCCGCGGTCTCCATTTTTGCAGTCGCCTCTCTTCTCACCTTTGTCTACACTCGAGAATCATTAACTTCCAACATAACAACCTCAACCGCGACTTCAATCACAACGATGACCACAATTAGTACTCTCGACATTCCAAAATCAGTCACAAAAGCCCTGATTCACTATGCGGCCAGTGCAAATTCCACTGACCGCATGTCACATACCGATATTAAACAAATATCGGATGTGTTAAGACAATGTCcttccccatgtaactttctTGTTTTTGGACTAACCCCAGAAACACTATTATGGAATGCATTAAATCATCGTGGAAGAACGGTTTTTATAGATGAAA includes these proteins:
- the LOC122579028 gene encoding uncharacterized protein LOC122579028: MDELVAYYLPQPPPAVQYSYHQPPPPPPGATYPPYNHHQPPPAAAVAQPAIYTTSFQDEVRTLFIAGLPEDVKAREIYNLFREFPGYESCHLRSPTPTQIQPFGFAVFIDQPSAIAALHALNGMVFDLEKGSKLFIDLAKSNSRSKRSRPDDERHGFDKRAKGTSAFSRASDPGVGSVHVPGLNNSAYSMIGYPSAQSHGSFNSRAVNTSARPRNSTAPPCPTIFVANLGPTCTDQELTQVFSRCRGFLKLKVQSTYGTPVAFVDFVDTACSTDALNHLQGTVLYSSVSGEGMRLEFAKSRMGMRSKKSR